From Vagococcus jeotgali, one genomic window encodes:
- a CDS encoding IS256 family transposase, with amino-acid sequence MNNFTTEIMETLINKGDLDDLFRHHLELAINSLLKAELTAFLDYEKYDRSGFNSGNSRNGNYSRSFKTEYGELNLVIPRDRNGEFSQQTLPAYKRTNDSLETTIIQLFQKGITMSEISDLIEKMYGHYYTPQTISNISKIVSEDVLAFKERTLEAKYSVIFMDATHIPVKRKTVAKEAIYIVIGIRLDGTKEVLGFTIAPTESAYIWKEILQDLKDRGLEEVLLVVTDGLNGIHDSIHSVYPNAQFQQCCVHISRNIAHKVRVSDRQEVCNDFKLVYQAASKEEAMNQISFMIDKWKKQYPRVVKLLLNPAILTFYNFPPSIRRTIYSTNLIEGFNKQLKKYTKRKEQFPNEESLERFLVSQFNEYNQKFLGRVHKGFKEIQDTLESMF; translated from the coding sequence ATGAATAATTTTACTACAGAAATTATGGAAACACTAATCAATAAAGGTGATTTGGATGATTTGTTTCGCCATCATCTAGAGCTAGCTATTAATTCATTATTAAAAGCTGAACTGACAGCATTTCTTGACTATGAAAAATATGATAGATCTGGATTTAATTCAGGTAATTCCCGAAATGGGAATTATTCACGTTCATTTAAAACGGAGTATGGAGAACTAAATTTAGTAATCCCTAGAGATAGGAATGGTGAGTTTTCTCAACAAACATTACCTGCTTATAAAAGAACCAATGACTCTTTAGAAACGACTATTATTCAGCTATTTCAAAAAGGAATAACGATGTCTGAAATCTCTGATTTAATTGAAAAGATGTATGGTCATTATTACACGCCACAAACTATTTCAAACATAAGTAAAATTGTATCTGAAGATGTTTTAGCTTTTAAAGAAAGAACTTTAGAGGCTAAATACTCAGTTATTTTTATGGATGCTACTCATATTCCAGTAAAAAGGAAAACCGTAGCAAAAGAAGCTATTTACATAGTAATTGGTATCCGGTTAGATGGAACCAAAGAAGTTCTAGGATTTACTATTGCTCCAACTGAATCTGCCTACATTTGGAAAGAGATACTTCAAGACCTAAAAGACCGTGGTTTAGAAGAGGTTTTATTAGTTGTAACTGATGGTTTAAACGGTATTCACGATAGCATCCATAGTGTCTATCCAAATGCTCAATTTCAACAATGTTGTGTCCATATCTCTAGAAATATTGCTCATAAGGTTCGTGTTAGTGATCGACAAGAAGTCTGTAATGATTTCAAATTGGTTTATCAAGCAGCTTCAAAAGAAGAAGCTATGAATCAAATAAGTTTTATGATAGATAAATGGAAAAAGCAGTATCCACGAGTAGTTAAATTACTCTTGAATCCTGCTATATTAACTTTCTATAACTTCCCACCATCAATCAGAAGAACTATCTACTCAACTAACTTGATTGAGGGATTTAATAAACAGTTAAAAAAATATACAAAGAGAAAAGAACAATTTCCTAATGAAGAATCTCTGGAGAGATTCCTTGTTTCTCAGTTCAATGAATATAACCAAAAATTTTTAGGCAGAGTACATAAAGGATTTAAGGAAATACAAGATACATTAGAATCAATGTTTTAA
- a CDS encoding GntR family transcriptional regulator yields MIYIDTKSLVPIYTQLIYQIKHAILMEEFIPGDELPSVRSLAGDIGINLHTVNKAYKLLADEGIVVKEKKGFKISSTVPAEPNEEYVEQIKQTIYGLLIDASVYNIDIDELIRHGQEDLRLGDMND; encoded by the coding sequence ATGATTTATATTGATACAAAGAGTCTTGTACCAATATACACACAACTTATTTATCAGATAAAACATGCTATTTTAATGGAGGAGTTCATACCTGGAGATGAATTACCTAGTGTTAGGAGTTTAGCAGGAGATATTGGTATTAACCTCCATACTGTCAATAAAGCTTACAAATTATTAGCTGATGAGGGGATAGTTGTCAAAGAAAAAAAGGGGTTTAAAATAAGCTCTACTGTACCAGCAGAGCCTAATGAAGAATATGTTGAACAGATAAAACAAACCATTTACGGATTATTAATTGATGCATCAGTTTACAATATTGATATTGATGAGTTAATAAGACATGGTCAAGAAGATTTAAGGTTAGGTGATATGAATGATTAA
- a CDS encoding Bax inhibitor-1/YccA family protein, whose amino-acid sequence MNQNPVVEKTSGITKFYSKVYGFLGLGLAISAATSYVVLIPLRATVLPAILSNPLLFWGLWIVQLGLVVYLGKTAFSDSSKSLVGFIAYSVLTGITISMTLAMYSQGAIIRAFVTASAMFIAMSLIGIFTKKDLSGIGYALRSLVIGVIIGILLNAFLLKSAPVDYFITLAMVVIFSGLIATDNQKIKAIYNEYGDKGASGLAIYCALTLYLDIVNLFLSLVRIFGRD is encoded by the coding sequence ATGAATCAAAATCCAGTTGTTGAAAAAACAAGTGGCATAACTAAGTTTTACAGCAAGGTTTACGGCTTTCTAGGTTTAGGACTTGCAATCAGTGCTGCTACATCATATGTTGTTTTAATTCCACTTAGAGCGACCGTTTTACCGGCTATTTTAAGTAACCCCTTATTATTTTGGGGACTATGGATTGTTCAGTTAGGATTAGTCGTTTATCTAGGAAAAACTGCTTTTTCTGACTCATCAAAATCATTAGTTGGTTTTATAGCGTACTCTGTTTTAACAGGTATTACAATTTCTATGACACTAGCCATGTATTCCCAAGGCGCTATAATCCGTGCTTTTGTTACAGCTTCAGCTATGTTTATCGCCATGTCACTTATTGGTATCTTTACTAAAAAAGATTTAAGTGGTATTGGTTATGCTTTACGTAGTTTAGTTATTGGTGTGATTATTGGTATTTTATTAAATGCCTTTCTACTAAAAAGTGCACCAGTTGATTACTTTATCACGTTAGCAATGGTTGTTATTTTCTCAGGTTTAATTGCTACAGATAATCAAAAGATTAAAGCCATCTATAATGAGTACGGTGATAAGGGCGCATCAGGCTTAGCTATTTATTGCGCTTTAACACTTTACTTAGATATTGTTAACTTGTTCTTGTCACTTGTTAGAATTTTTGGTAGAGATTAA
- the murC gene encoding UDP-N-acetylmuramate--L-alanine ligase: MEINHNKTYHFIGIKGTGMSALALILKQKGFDVQGSDIDKYIFTQRDLETSGIKISSFDEKNIQDDMIIIAGNAFPDTHIEIQTALKKGLPVIRYHKFLGDFLENFTSIAITGSHGKTTTTGLLSHVFSGIEPTSYLIGDGTGHGEKDAKYFSFEACEYRRHFLAYNPDYIIMTNIDFDHPDYYTGIEDVYDAFQSFASQAKKGIVAFGDDDNLRKLKADVPIYYYGLTDEDDFKAVNIKRTTEGSSFDVMFEGNTIGSFRVPAYGIHNILNALSVVAISYLEGLDMSKVAEEMVTFDGVKRRFSEKKVSDMVIVDDYAHHPAEIKVTIDAARQKYPDKEIIAIFQPHTFTRTIALLDEFADALDDADQVYLCDIFGSAREEVGSVKIEDLGEKITKGGEVLSLENMSPLLDYHNAVTIFMGAGDVQKFETAYEKLLGQTRPNTM; the protein is encoded by the coding sequence ATGGAAATAAATCATAACAAAACATACCATTTTATAGGAATTAAAGGAACAGGTATGAGTGCCTTGGCTTTAATTTTAAAGCAAAAGGGATTTGATGTTCAAGGATCTGATATTGATAAATATATCTTTACTCAACGAGATCTGGAAACCTCAGGAATTAAAATTTCTTCTTTTGATGAAAAAAACATTCAAGATGATATGATTATCATTGCTGGTAATGCATTTCCTGATACACACATTGAAATTCAGACAGCTCTAAAAAAAGGACTTCCAGTTATTCGTTACCACAAGTTTTTAGGGGATTTTTTAGAAAACTTTACAAGTATTGCCATTACAGGATCTCACGGTAAAACGACAACAACAGGTCTTTTATCTCACGTATTCTCTGGAATTGAACCAACGAGTTATTTAATTGGAGACGGAACAGGTCACGGAGAAAAAGATGCTAAGTATTTTTCGTTTGAGGCTTGTGAGTACCGTCGTCACTTTTTAGCATATAATCCGGATTATATTATTATGACAAACATTGATTTTGATCATCCTGATTACTATACAGGAATTGAAGATGTTTATGATGCATTTCAGTCTTTTGCTAGTCAGGCTAAAAAAGGAATTGTAGCTTTTGGTGATGATGACAATTTAAGAAAATTAAAAGCTGATGTCCCTATTTATTATTATGGTTTGACTGATGAAGATGACTTTAAGGCAGTCAATATTAAACGCACGACTGAAGGTTCAAGCTTTGATGTGATGTTTGAAGGAAATACAATTGGTAGTTTTAGAGTACCAGCTTATGGTATTCATAATATTTTAAATGCTTTAAGTGTTGTAGCCATTTCATATTTAGAAGGTTTAGATATGTCAAAAGTTGCTGAAGAAATGGTAACATTTGATGGTGTGAAGCGTCGTTTTAGTGAGAAAAAAGTATCAGATATGGTGATAGTGGATGACTATGCTCATCATCCAGCAGAAATTAAAGTAACTATTGATGCTGCTAGACAAAAGTATCCTGATAAAGAGATTATTGCGATTTTTCAACCTCATACATTTACACGTACCATTGCTCTTTTAGATGAGTTTGCTGATGCTTTAGATGATGCTGATCAAGTATATTTATGTGATATTTTTGGATCAGCTAGAGAAGAAGTGGGCTCAGTTAAAATAGAAGATCTCGGAGAGAAAATCACTAAAGGTGGCGAAGTATTATCACTTGAAAATATGTCACCATTACTTGATTACCATAATGCCGTTACTATTTTTATGGGTGCCGGAGATGTTCAGAAATTTGAAACTGCTTATGAAAAATTATTAGGCCAAACTAGACCTAATACAATGTAA
- a CDS encoding OsmC family protein — MAIEKFKTVVKSVEGLQVSCKSRGFEFILDEPKNLGGTDTGMNPVEALLGTLGACKVIVAKSFARLHHIKLNDIRIELEGDLDVDGFMGKNPDAKIGFSRISSQIYIDADNTVEEIEKFVEFINRTCPVADTIENAPVMETVIIKEP; from the coding sequence ATGGCAATTGAAAAGTTTAAAACTGTGGTTAAAAGTGTTGAGGGCCTGCAAGTATCATGTAAGTCTAGAGGCTTTGAATTTATTCTAGATGAACCAAAAAATTTAGGTGGAACAGATACCGGAATGAACCCTGTTGAGGCTCTACTGGGTACTTTAGGTGCTTGTAAAGTTATTGTGGCAAAGAGTTTTGCCAGATTACACCATATTAAATTAAATGATATTCGAATTGAACTAGAAGGCGATTTAGATGTCGATGGTTTTATGGGGAAAAATCCAGATGCTAAAATTGGATTTTCGAGAATATCTTCACAAATATATATCGATGCAGATAATACGGTTGAAGAGATTGAAAAATTTGTTGAATTCATTAATCGTACTTGTCCTGTTGCAGATACAATCGAGAATGCACCAGTTATGGAAACGGTTATTATTAAAGAACCTTAA
- a CDS encoding DUF5052 family protein: MKTKHKKLLASISLIGLLFVMTGCQDILNSFKQFEQSFKGLDMTIRTYDESSQVIDEVSGKSVKIQRDESFDTDEDSHDSNVIQITVGKNELHHVGSSMIIEEKGLENIFSEYTDRVNIDNTKRSVPMINSMVNDFRNSFKGKSKVILIRSQNGTPLATYAGDKVSMYNTDVPKSTGIIIDGKYLFIYRCDFTIYDTDLLES, translated from the coding sequence ATGAAAACAAAACATAAAAAGTTATTAGCAAGCATTAGTTTAATTGGATTATTATTCGTTATGACAGGATGTCAAGATATTTTAAACTCGTTTAAACAATTTGAACAGAGTTTTAAAGGACTTGATATGACAATTAGAACTTATGATGAATCGAGTCAAGTTATCGATGAAGTGAGTGGTAAATCAGTGAAGATTCAACGAGATGAGAGTTTTGATACAGATGAAGATAGTCATGATTCTAATGTGATTCAAATTACAGTTGGAAAAAATGAATTACATCATGTTGGATCATCTATGATTATTGAGGAAAAAGGATTAGAAAATATTTTTTCGGAATACACTGATCGTGTTAATATTGATAATACAAAACGTAGTGTACCTATGATTAATTCAATGGTAAATGATTTTAGAAACTCATTTAAAGGGAAAAGTAAAGTTATTTTAATTCGTAGCCAAAACGGAACACCTCTTGCCACTTATGCTGGTGATAAAGTATCTATGTATAATACTGATGTACCAAAGAGTACAGGTATTATTATTGATGGAAAATATTTATTCATCTACCGTTGTGATTTTACAATCTATGATACTGATTTGTTAGAAAGTTAA
- the clpB gene encoding ATP-dependent chaperone ClpB — protein sequence MNIEKMTTTLQQAIAEAQQVAVTRKNQDIDIVHLWKIFLQPNHFARNLYSGIGLDVDAFEHEIDLELDKVPVISGNVQYGQNLSQNLYHLLQEADKIRESFNDDFLSTEVVVLALMKLKNYALTRYLLAQKVTEAELLEKIKDLRGGERVTSQNQEEQYEALEKYGTNLIEAVKSGKQDPIIGRDEEIRDVIRILSRKTKNNPVLIGEPGVGKTAIIEGLAQRIVKRDVPENLKDKVIISLDMGALIAGAKFRGEFEERLKAVLNEVKNSDGQIILFIDEIHTIVGAGKTEGSMDAGNLLKPMLARGELHCIGATTLDEYREYMETDKALERRFQKVLVKEPTVEDSVSILRGLKERFEIHHGVNIHDNALVAASVLSNRYITDRYLPDKAIDLVDEACATIRVEMNSMPTELDQVTRRLMQLEIEEAALKKEDDDASKKRLELLQGELAELREEANNLKMKWETEKEELNKVNEKRAELDRVKTELENAESNYDLEEAAVLRHGTLPKLKEELKELEKKNAKLNEDRLVQEVVTEKEIATVVGRLTGIPVSRLEEGEREKILRLNETLHERVIGQSEAVDAVSDAVIRSRAGLQNPDKPLGSFLFLGPTGVGKTELAKALAESLFDSEEHMVRLDMSEYMEKHSVSRLVGAPPGYVGYEEGGQLTEAVRRSPYTIILLDEIEKAHPDVFNILLQVLDDGRLTDSKGRIVDFKNTVLIMTSNIGSQLLLEGVDDNGEISEPVRESVLDMLRGHFKPEFLNRIDDTILFSPLSLDDVKEIIVKMTNSLTKRLAHQDIELSISDEAKTWIAEKSYDPIYGARPIKRFITKEVETPLAKEIVAGYVGPKSQVIINLEDDHLAFESIKIEE from the coding sequence ATGAATATAGAAAAAATGACAACAACCTTACAACAAGCTATTGCTGAAGCGCAACAAGTTGCTGTAACTAGAAAAAATCAAGATATTGATATTGTTCATTTGTGGAAGATTTTCTTGCAACCTAATCATTTTGCCAGAAATCTATACTCAGGGATTGGCCTTGATGTAGATGCTTTTGAGCATGAGATTGATCTAGAATTAGATAAAGTTCCTGTTATTAGTGGAAACGTTCAATATGGACAAAATCTTAGCCAAAATTTATATCACTTACTACAAGAGGCTGATAAAATCAGAGAAAGTTTTAATGATGATTTTTTATCAACAGAAGTTGTTGTATTAGCTTTAATGAAATTAAAAAATTATGCACTAACTAGATATTTACTTGCCCAAAAAGTAACAGAGGCAGAGTTATTAGAAAAAATCAAAGACTTAAGAGGAGGAGAACGTGTGACTAGTCAAAATCAAGAAGAACAATACGAAGCATTAGAAAAATATGGAACGAATTTGATTGAAGCGGTGAAATCTGGTAAACAAGACCCGATTATTGGTCGTGATGAAGAAATTCGTGATGTGATTCGTATATTATCTCGTAAAACAAAAAACAATCCGGTTTTAATTGGAGAACCTGGTGTTGGTAAGACAGCTATTATCGAAGGGTTAGCACAACGAATCGTTAAAAGAGATGTGCCAGAAAACTTAAAAGATAAAGTCATTATCTCACTTGATATGGGGGCTTTAATTGCTGGAGCTAAATTTAGAGGAGAGTTTGAAGAGCGTCTAAAAGCTGTCTTGAATGAAGTTAAAAATTCAGATGGTCAAATTATTCTATTTATTGATGAGATTCATACAATTGTGGGGGCTGGTAAAACAGAAGGTAGCATGGATGCTGGAAATCTGTTGAAACCAATGCTTGCTCGTGGTGAATTACATTGTATAGGGGCAACAACCTTAGATGAGTACCGTGAATATATGGAAACAGATAAAGCCCTAGAGCGTCGTTTCCAAAAAGTATTAGTTAAAGAACCTACAGTAGAAGACTCTGTTAGTATTTTACGTGGTCTTAAAGAGCGTTTTGAAATTCACCATGGTGTGAATATTCATGATAATGCTTTAGTTGCTGCTAGTGTGTTATCAAACCGTTATATTACTGATCGCTATTTACCAGATAAGGCCATTGATTTAGTGGATGAGGCATGTGCGACTATTCGTGTTGAAATGAATTCTATGCCAACAGAGTTAGACCAAGTAACAAGACGTTTGATGCAACTTGAAATTGAAGAGGCAGCTCTAAAAAAAGAAGATGATGATGCCAGCAAAAAACGTTTAGAATTACTTCAAGGTGAGCTCGCTGAACTTAGAGAAGAAGCTAACAATCTAAAAATGAAGTGGGAAACTGAAAAAGAAGAATTAAACAAAGTTAACGAAAAACGTGCTGAATTAGATAGAGTAAAAACAGAACTTGAAAACGCTGAGAGTAACTATGATTTAGAAGAAGCAGCTGTCTTGCGTCACGGCACGCTTCCAAAACTTAAAGAAGAATTAAAAGAGTTAGAAAAGAAAAATGCTAAATTAAATGAAGACCGCTTAGTCCAAGAAGTGGTGACAGAAAAAGAAATTGCTACTGTTGTGGGACGTTTAACAGGTATTCCAGTGAGTCGTCTGGAAGAAGGAGAACGTGAGAAAATTTTACGTTTAAATGAAACACTTCATGAGCGTGTTATTGGGCAATCTGAAGCAGTAGATGCAGTAAGTGATGCGGTTATTAGGTCACGTGCAGGTCTTCAAAATCCTGACAAACCTCTTGGATCATTCTTATTCTTAGGACCAACTGGTGTTGGTAAAACAGAACTTGCTAAAGCTTTAGCTGAGAGTTTATTCGATTCAGAAGAACACATGGTTAGACTAGATATGAGTGAATATATGGAAAAACATAGTGTCTCTCGTTTAGTCGGGGCACCTCCTGGATATGTTGGATATGAAGAAGGTGGACAGTTAACAGAAGCAGTTCGAAGAAGTCCTTATACAATCATCTTGCTAGATGAAATTGAAAAAGCTCATCCTGATGTCTTTAACATTTTATTACAAGTACTTGATGATGGACGCCTAACAGATTCTAAGGGGCGTATTGTTGATTTTAAAAACACAGTATTAATTATGACAAGTAATATCGGGTCACAATTATTACTTGAAGGTGTTGATGATAACGGTGAGATCAGTGAACCAGTTAGAGAAAGTGTCTTAGACATGCTTCGTGGTCACTTCAAACCTGAGTTCCTAAACCGTATTGATGATACAATTTTATTTAGTCCACTAAGTCTAGATGATGTGAAAGAAATCATTGTAAAAATGACAAATAGCTTGACTAAACGCTTAGCACATCAAGATATTGAGCTATCTATTTCTGATGAGGCTAAAACATGGATTGCTGAAAAATCGTATGACCCAATTTATGGGGCTAGACCTATTAAACGCTTTATTACTAAAGAAGTAGAAACACCTCTTGCAAAAGAAATTGTAGCAGGGTATGTAGGACCTAAGAGTCAAGTAATCATTAATTTAGAAGATGATCATTTAGCATTTGAATCTATTAAAATTGAAGAGTAG